In one window of Gemmatimonadota bacterium DNA:
- a CDS encoding sialidase family protein produces the protein MSSILLLIGTRRGLIIARSTDRHRWDLSRPFLEGREVYHAFHDARTGLLWAATTHRVWGSHLHRSGDGGRTWETLEAAPSHDDERGLRAIWRLAPGATGAPDVLYAGVEPAGLFVSRDAGRSWSPVAALNDHPTRSTWQPMGGGLALTDVWASPGDGDALIAAISAGGVYGSDDAGASWTPRNAGVRACFQPERYPASGQCVHKLAPHPTRPGRIYQQNHCGTYRSDDAGDSWVDITAGLPSDYGYALAIDPADADRAWVVPEISSHMRTVVDGRLRVYETRDAGASWSSLENGLPQEHAYVTVLREGLATDGLDPIGVYCGTSGGHLFGSPDGGATWSLLAGFLPRILCVDASAAPE, from the coding sequence GTGTCGTCCATTCTCCTACTCATCGGGACCCGTCGGGGCCTGATCATAGCTCGCTCGACCGATCGGCATCGCTGGGATCTCAGCCGGCCGTTCCTGGAAGGCCGGGAGGTGTACCACGCGTTCCACGATGCGCGTACCGGGCTTCTGTGGGCCGCGACGACGCACCGGGTCTGGGGCAGTCACCTGCACAGGAGCGGCGACGGGGGCCGCACCTGGGAAACCCTGGAGGCTGCCCCCTCGCACGACGACGAGCGGGGCCTGCGTGCAATATGGCGCCTGGCCCCCGGAGCGACAGGCGCCCCCGACGTGCTTTACGCGGGGGTGGAGCCCGCGGGGCTGTTCGTTTCGCGCGACGCCGGGCGGTCGTGGTCGCCTGTGGCGGCGCTGAACGACCACCCCACCAGGAGCACCTGGCAGCCGATGGGAGGCGGGCTCGCGCTCACGGACGTGTGGGCGAGCCCGGGCGATGGGGACGCGCTGATCGCCGCGATTTCGGCCGGGGGTGTGTACGGCTCGGACGACGCCGGCGCCTCGTGGACGCCGCGAAACGCGGGTGTGCGAGCCTGCTTCCAGCCCGAGCGCTACCCGGCCTCGGGCCAGTGCGTCCACAAGCTGGCGCCGCACCCTACTCGACCGGGTCGCATCTATCAGCAGAATCACTGCGGCACGTATCGAAGCGACGATGCGGGAGACAGCTGGGTCGATATCACCGCGGGCCTGCCGAGCGACTACGGGTACGCCCTGGCCATCGACCCGGCCGATGCCGATCGGGCGTGGGTGGTTCCGGAGATCTCCAGCCACATGCGGACCGTGGTGGACGGGCGGCTGAGAGTCTACGAAACCAGGGACGCGGGCGCCTCCTGGTCCAGCCTGGAGAACGGCCTGCCCCAGGAGCACGCCTACGTGACCGTCCTGCGGGAAGGTCTGGCGACGGATGGGCTGGACCCGATCGGGGTATATTGCGGCACGTCGGGAGGGCACCTGTTCGGAAGCCCCGACGGGGGCGCGACGTGGAGCCTGCTGGCCGGCTTCCTGCCCCGCATCCTGTGCGTAGACGCGAGCGCCGCGCCCGAGTGA